From Prosthecobacter sp., the proteins below share one genomic window:
- a CDS encoding GxxExxY protein, whose translation MKPIKHEDLGDRLTGLVIGAAITVHREFGPGLDEADYERALHLELLALGIEHECQVPLPLLYKGEKLDCGYRMDLVILGSLLLELKAVEKLHPIHEAQLLTYLRLAQLKLGLLMNFNVLRLRDAIVRRASTVTVKRPKPDRDAVRCRDLAAEVIDSAVEVQSILGPGLLRSAYEACLAHELALRGIQVERNLPVNFVYRDQLITSTKQIPMIVEGELMIASACVDELSKLQLARARSLLKASGMDSGFCINFHASSLAGEIKPIQASFK comes from the coding sequence ATGAAACCCATCAAACATGAAGACCTCGGAGACAGGCTCACTGGCTTGGTGATCGGTGCTGCCATTACCGTGCATCGCGAGTTCGGACCGGGACTCGATGAGGCTGACTATGAGCGTGCTTTGCATCTGGAACTTCTGGCGCTGGGCATTGAGCACGAATGCCAGGTGCCGCTGCCTCTGCTCTACAAAGGGGAGAAGCTAGATTGCGGCTACCGTATGGATTTGGTGATCCTCGGCAGCCTTCTGCTGGAACTGAAGGCCGTGGAAAAACTGCATCCCATCCATGAGGCACAGCTTCTGACCTATCTGCGGCTTGCACAGTTGAAGCTGGGGCTGCTCATGAACTTCAATGTGCTGCGACTGAGGGACGCAATCGTCCGCCGAGCCAGCACCGTCACGGTGAAGCGCCCCAAACCAGATCGTGACGCCGTTCGATGCCGTGACCTGGCTGCTGAGGTGATTGACTCGGCTGTGGAGGTTCAAAGCATCCTTGGTCCAGGCCTGCTTCGCAGCGCCTACGAGGCTTGTCTCGCGCATGAGCTGGCACTGCGGGGCATCCAGGTGGAGCGGAATCTGCCCGTGAACTTTGTTTATCGGGATCAACTCATCACCAGCACGAAACAGATTCCCATGATCGTGGAAGGTGAGCTCATGATCGCCAGTGCCTGCGTGGACGAGCTGTCCAAGCTGCAGTTGGCCCGGGCACGCTCGCTTTTGAAGGCCAGCGGCATGGACAGCGGTTTCTGCATCAACTTCCATGCCTCCAGTCTCGCCGGCGAAATCAAACCTATCCAAGCCAGCTTCAAATGA
- a CDS encoding PSD1 and planctomycete cytochrome C domain-containing protein, with the protein MKRFFIGAWLVIASFASAADFFASKVEPLLKQRCFECHSHEKKIKGGLALDSKSGWEKGGESGPAIVPGKPEASLLIKAVSHVEKDLKMPPKKMLPLAEITLLTEWVRQGAPDPRVTTQTTELAVDDAWEVEFQKRLGWWSLKPMRRDEPPMVNDAAWSKEPVDRFVKAALDAAKLTPAPSAEPEVLRRRLSLVLTGLPPVFHESHSSYESYVDSLLQSPHFGEHFARHWMDVVRYTDTYGYEWDNPAKGAFEYRDYLIRAFNDDIGFDQLMREQLAGDLLPQSRINREAVTNESLIGPMFYHLGEHRHGSSLMFNGIHQDMVNNKIDAFSKAFLATTVACARCHDHKLEAVSQRDYYALAAMFTTPRWTARVVDAPEKNDAAIAKLKELRAAIRDELAALWTRRGAFQAPALKAWAVENRPSLENTKPADIAHPLSRLLNSIAWAETKNLSATAQHSKLTVEPDGSILAVGDAPATDTYTARFTTGGGRASVLRLEALAHPSLPVRGPGRTDRGNFVLSELRIEVKPFASDGKVDPTQQISLATARATYSQPNYSVENLLKPGARRSGWSVGLAPFGIDHIATFTFAKPVELPHGGEWTITLDHRYGDQHVLGHFRLTPGDETPADPSNQAIAELWKPLVNEWRTTREQRHKANAVFKPLEPWRGAFQAPRAVENRPSLEWVIEGDGIKHGFVEEAAPLIALEGDAVISRFLPRGYHTHALSSKLPGSLRMPPQLAVPGKMVSLNLAGGEFSAYLVVDDHAFQNETFTFLTSAEPQWKSFADAELKNGVQQVTVEFATSPLNPNFPPRTGLAKGMKYQDFGYDKRSWLSITGIVSHDSGGTPQDELDAFTGLYDGDASQDAWERVAAWFNAAVTRWRERKARSGDRQILDWLLANGLLSNKAEPGSQLATLLADYRRIENAIAFPRSVNSMDERETAPARYPLNVRGNVDVSGELVKPAFLKMLDGSRVTGRLELAESLLDPEHPLTARVYVNRVWQWIFGTGLVATPDDFGRLGGKPSHPELLDWLAREFIHEGWSTKKLVRRLVLSQTFRQGSGRGAFQAPSAVENRRSLEVDPENRLLHHYPTRRLEAEAIRDSLLAVSGRLDPQLYGRPILPPRSVEDGLKRLFTGPLDGNGRRSIYMQMSIMDPPKFLIGFNLPDLKLSTGRRDVTNVPSQALIMLNDPFVNAMAKHWAGELMKNTTASREDHILSMFERAFCRQPREAEMQRWVSALADFGGDSPDAWERLAHAFFNSKEFIYYR; encoded by the coding sequence ATGAAACGATTTTTCATCGGCGCATGGCTCGTCATCGCCTCCTTCGCGAGTGCAGCGGACTTCTTTGCGTCGAAGGTCGAGCCGCTGCTGAAGCAGCGCTGCTTCGAATGCCATTCGCATGAGAAGAAGATCAAAGGCGGACTCGCTCTGGATTCGAAGTCGGGCTGGGAAAAAGGTGGCGAGAGCGGCCCTGCCATCGTTCCGGGCAAACCGGAGGCGAGTTTGCTCATCAAGGCGGTGAGTCATGTGGAGAAAGACCTCAAGATGCCGCCGAAGAAGATGCTGCCCCTCGCCGAGATCACGCTGCTGACGGAGTGGGTGCGACAGGGTGCGCCTGATCCGCGCGTAACTACCCAGACGACCGAACTGGCCGTGGACGATGCCTGGGAGGTGGAGTTTCAGAAGCGCCTCGGTTGGTGGAGCCTCAAACCGATGCGGCGCGATGAACCACCGATGGTGAACGATGCTGCGTGGTCGAAGGAGCCGGTGGATCGTTTTGTGAAGGCCGCGCTTGATGCCGCTAAGCTCACGCCCGCGCCGTCGGCGGAGCCGGAGGTGCTGCGTCGGAGGCTGTCGTTGGTGCTCACTGGTCTGCCACCTGTATTTCATGAGTCCCATTCATCCTATGAGTCCTATGTGGACTCCCTTCTCCAAAGCCCCCACTTCGGCGAACACTTCGCTCGTCATTGGATGGATGTGGTGCGCTACACGGACACCTATGGCTACGAGTGGGACAATCCGGCCAAAGGCGCATTCGAATATCGCGACTACTTGATCCGCGCCTTCAATGACGACATTGGCTTCGACCAGCTCATGCGCGAACAACTCGCCGGTGATCTGCTGCCGCAGTCGCGCATCAACCGAGAAGCTGTCACGAACGAAAGCCTCATCGGTCCGATGTTTTATCACCTGGGCGAGCATCGCCATGGCAGCAGCCTGATGTTCAACGGCATCCACCAGGACATGGTGAACAACAAGATCGACGCTTTCTCCAAAGCCTTCCTCGCCACCACCGTCGCTTGTGCGCGATGTCATGATCACAAGCTCGAAGCCGTCTCGCAACGCGACTATTACGCGCTCGCCGCGATGTTCACCACGCCGCGCTGGACCGCGCGCGTCGTGGATGCGCCGGAGAAAAACGATGCGGCCATCGCGAAGCTCAAAGAGCTGCGTGCGGCCATCCGCGATGAACTTGCCGCGCTCTGGACAAGGAGAGGCGCTTTCCAAGCGCCTGCACTCAAAGCCTGGGCGGTTGAAAACCGCCCCTCCTTGGAGAATACCAAGCCCGCAGACATCGCTCATCCGCTGTCGCGATTGCTCAACAGCATCGCCTGGGCCGAAACGAAGAATCTCAGCGCCACTGCCCAGCATTCAAAGCTCACCGTTGAACCTGACGGCTCGATCTTGGCCGTCGGCGATGCTCCAGCGACCGACACCTACACCGCGCGCTTCACCACCGGCGGCGGCAGGGCCAGCGTCTTGCGATTGGAAGCACTCGCACACCCGAGTTTGCCCGTGCGCGGTCCGGGACGCACGGATCGGGGCAATTTTGTGCTCTCGGAACTTCGCATCGAGGTGAAACCCTTCGCATCTGATGGCAAAGTGGATCCTACACAGCAGATCTCGCTCGCAACGGCGCGCGCGACCTACTCGCAGCCGAATTACTCCGTCGAAAACCTGCTCAAACCAGGAGCGAGACGTTCCGGCTGGTCGGTTGGCCTCGCGCCATTCGGTATCGATCACATCGCGACTTTTACGTTCGCTAAGCCGGTCGAACTGCCGCATGGCGGCGAGTGGACGATCACGCTCGACCATCGTTATGGCGACCAGCATGTGCTCGGGCATTTCCGGCTCACTCCGGGCGACGAGACGCCAGCCGATCCAAGCAACCAGGCGATTGCCGAACTCTGGAAGCCGCTCGTCAATGAGTGGCGCACCACTCGCGAGCAGCGCCACAAAGCCAACGCCGTCTTCAAACCGCTCGAACCATGGAGGGGCGCTTTCCAAGCGCCCAGGGCGGTTGAAAACCGCCCCTCCTTGGAATGGGTCATCGAGGGCGACGGCATCAAGCACGGTTTTGTCGAGGAAGCCGCACCGCTCATCGCGCTCGAAGGCGATGCCGTGATCTCACGATTTCTACCGCGCGGTTATCACACGCACGCGCTGTCCTCCAAGCTGCCCGGCAGTCTGCGCATGCCGCCGCAGCTTGCCGTTCCGGGCAAGATGGTGAGCCTGAACCTCGCGGGCGGCGAGTTCAGCGCCTACCTCGTGGTGGATGATCACGCGTTTCAGAATGAAACCTTCACCTTTCTCACCAGCGCGGAGCCGCAATGGAAATCCTTTGCCGATGCGGAGCTGAAAAACGGCGTGCAGCAGGTGACGGTGGAGTTTGCCACATCGCCGCTGAATCCGAACTTCCCACCGCGCACCGGACTGGCGAAAGGAATGAAGTATCAAGACTTCGGCTACGACAAACGAAGCTGGCTCAGCATCACCGGCATTGTTTCGCACGACTCCGGCGGAACGCCGCAGGATGAACTTGATGCGTTCACCGGCTTGTATGACGGCGACGCATCCCAAGATGCATGGGAACGAGTTGCCGCGTGGTTCAACGCTGCCGTCACGCGTTGGCGCGAACGCAAAGCTCGATCCGGCGACCGCCAGATCCTCGACTGGCTGCTCGCGAACGGTTTGCTGTCCAACAAAGCCGAGCCTGGCAGTCAGCTCGCGACGTTGCTCGCGGATTATCGACGCATCGAAAACGCCATCGCCTTCCCACGCAGCGTGAACAGCATGGACGAGCGCGAAACCGCACCCGCCCGCTATCCGTTGAATGTGCGCGGCAATGTCGATGTCAGCGGTGAGCTGGTGAAGCCTGCTTTCCTGAAAATGCTCGATGGCAGTCGTGTTACTGGCCGGCTCGAACTCGCCGAATCGCTGCTCGATCCCGAGCATCCGCTCACGGCCCGCGTGTATGTGAACCGTGTGTGGCAGTGGATCTTCGGCACTGGCCTCGTCGCCACACCGGATGATTTTGGCCGGCTCGGCGGCAAGCCTTCACATCCCGAACTGCTCGACTGGCTGGCGCGTGAATTCATTCACGAAGGCTGGTCCACCAAGAAACTCGTGCGCCGTCTCGTGCTGAGCCAGACCTTCAGGCAGGGCTCAGGGAGGGGCGCTTTCCAAGCGCCCTCGGCGGTTGAAAACCGCCGCTCCTTGGAGGTCGATCCCGAGAACCGTTTGCTGCATCATTACCCGACGCGTCGCCTTGAAGCCGAGGCGATCCGCGATTCGTTGCTCGCCGTGTCCGGTCGGCTCGATCCGCAGCTCTACGGTCGTCCGATTCTGCCGCCGCGCAGCGTCGAGGATGGCCTCAAGCGACTTTTCACCGGCCCACTCGACGGCAATGGCCGCCGCTCGATCTACATGCAGATGTCCATCATGGACCCGCCGAAGTTTCTCATCGGCTTCAACCTGCCCGATCTCAAGCTGTCCACAGGCCGGCGAGATGTGACCAACGTGCCCTCTCAGGCGCTGATCATGCTCAACGACCCGTTTGTGAATGCGATGGCGAAGCATTGGGCGGGGGAGTTGATGAAAAACACGACCGCGAGCCGTGAAGACCACATTCTCAGCATGTTCGAGCGTGCGTTTTGCCGCCAGCCGCGCGAGGCAGAGATGCAGCGGTGGGTTTCGGCATTGGCAGACTTCGGCGGTGACTCGCCAGATGCATGGGAGCGGCTCGCTCATGCGTTTTTTAACTCGAAGGAGTTTATCTACTACCGCTGA
- a CDS encoding DUF1501 domain-containing protein encodes MNTTAPSFKPSRRDVLGGISSGFAGVALSQLLARDASADVSLPKPELNGGIHHRAKVRRVIQLFMNGGASPMDLWDHKPMLTKQDGQKLGSKVKIEGATGMQGPLMKSPFEFKQHGQSGRWASSLFPEQAKLVDEMAFLMAMQGRSNVHGQSAYLMNNGFLLPGFPCMGAWISYALGNLTDNLPTFIVLPDARGLPYNGRGCFTSGFLPAVHQGTVIKAGAAQAIPDLFANEKFGFASRQADTDGLNLLNQMNRAHAAKHPGDSRLDARIAGYQLAAKLQLSAPEAFDVMREPESARKAYCLDSADKPTADFGKRCLLATRLIERGVRFVQVWSGPEGASNNWDNHGDIPKQLPPMAASIDKPIAALLQDLRQRGLAEDTLVIWTTEFGRTPFSQGSLGRDHNCGSFVSWLWGAGIQPGVAHGQSDDWGYQAMHDITTGYDMHATILHLLGIDHEQLTVRTNGVDRRLTDVHGQVIQEVLA; translated from the coding sequence ATGAACACCACCGCACCATCCTTCAAGCCATCACGTCGTGATGTCCTCGGCGGCATCAGCAGCGGTTTCGCGGGTGTCGCGCTGTCACAACTGCTGGCGCGCGATGCTTCGGCCGACGTATCTTTGCCAAAGCCCGAGTTAAATGGCGGCATTCATCATCGGGCCAAGGTGCGGCGTGTGATCCAGCTTTTCATGAACGGCGGTGCGAGTCCGATGGACTTGTGGGACCACAAACCGATGCTGACGAAACAAGATGGTCAGAAGCTCGGCTCGAAGGTGAAGATCGAAGGAGCGACGGGCATGCAGGGTCCGCTGATGAAAAGCCCGTTCGAGTTCAAGCAGCACGGGCAAAGCGGGCGATGGGCGAGCAGCTTGTTTCCCGAGCAGGCGAAGCTCGTCGATGAGATGGCCTTCCTGATGGCGATGCAGGGCCGCTCAAACGTGCATGGGCAGAGCGCCTACCTGATGAACAACGGTTTCCTGCTACCCGGTTTTCCCTGCATGGGCGCGTGGATCTCATATGCGCTGGGCAATCTCACTGACAACCTGCCCACTTTCATTGTGCTGCCCGATGCACGCGGTCTGCCTTACAACGGGCGTGGCTGTTTCACCTCCGGCTTCCTGCCCGCGGTGCATCAGGGCACCGTCATCAAAGCCGGCGCAGCGCAGGCCATTCCTGATCTGTTTGCGAATGAGAAGTTCGGCTTTGCCAGCCGCCAAGCCGACACCGACGGCCTCAACTTGCTGAACCAGATGAACCGTGCGCATGCGGCAAAACATCCCGGTGATTCGCGGCTTGATGCCCGTATCGCCGGCTATCAACTCGCCGCCAAACTCCAGCTCAGCGCGCCGGAGGCCTTTGATGTGATGCGCGAGCCAGAGTCCGCCCGCAAAGCCTACTGCCTCGACAGCGCCGACAAACCCACCGCCGACTTCGGCAAGCGCTGCCTGCTCGCCACACGTCTCATCGAACGTGGTGTGCGCTTTGTGCAAGTATGGAGCGGTCCTGAGGGTGCATCGAACAACTGGGACAACCACGGCGACATTCCCAAACAGCTCCCACCGATGGCCGCCAGCATCGACAAGCCCATCGCCGCGTTGTTGCAGGATCTCCGCCAGCGCGGCCTCGCCGAAGACACGCTCGTCATCTGGACCACCGAGTTTGGCCGCACGCCCTTCTCGCAGGGCTCGCTCGGTCGTGATCACAACTGCGGCAGCTTTGTATCGTGGCTTTGGGGCGCAGGCATCCAGCCCGGTGTCGCCCACGGCCAAAGCGACGACTGGGGCTATCAGGCGATGCACGACATCACCACCGGCTACGACATGCACGCCACCATCCTGCACCTGCTCGGCATTGATCATGAACAACTCACCGTCCGCACGAATGGCGTCGATCGCCGACTGACGGATGTGCATGGGCAGGTGATTCAGGAGGTGCTGGCTTAG
- a CDS encoding PSD1 and planctomycete cytochrome C domain-containing protein, which produces MIFRSALQASLACAIASMTSAVAQDVAFFEAKVLPVLKARCYECHSHEKKMKGGLTLDSKSGWEDGGENGPAIMVGKPEESLIIKMVRWTDKDHQMPPKEKLPATEIVLLEEWVKLGAPDPRVLVTRPTSTDWWSLKPLVTPKLPVVAGVEHPVDRFIRARLAERKVAPSPEADRRTLIRRVMFDLHGLPPTLAEVEAFAREGDYAALVDRLLASPRYGERWARHWLDTIHFAETHGCGHDLPRDHAWRYRDYVIKSLNSDKPWPRFVREQLAADRLFPDEPQLIPALGFLGAGVFDHSAYQTAPTNFDYLDRDDLVTQTMAAFTSTTANCARCHAHKFDPITQEDYYALQSVFAGIIEGDVAFDESVSVSQQRKRWQSLLAAADAQDKAVPLTPENAALVAAWEKQQGPAVKWTMLNYESFVSTEGAALSRSREVIISSGAKPDKDTYVITAAVPLNKVTALRIDTLADKSLPMSGPGRQDNGNLTLSEIEVQLFESGAAQPVKLKFSRATADFDQQGWTSSMAIDGKAETGWGIHPAVGQSHHAVFELAQPLTLKPGAKLTISLKQLSGRSHLIGRFKLSVTDEAAAHAAAMPVLAAEALAVPAEKRSEPQRLALAAHVLRIRANEEAQKLPAPSLVYAAGKKADVLLAVSKGTPTTMAKPKVVQLLKRGEFGKPMAEVPSGALSAVNAMPSRFTSAHAGDESERRAALADWIADAKNPLTWRSIVNRVWHYHFGRGICDTPSDFGRMGGLPSHPELLDWLACQLRDSGGSLKHLHRLIVTSAAYRQSSEQRDDAAKLDGDNRLLWRMNRLRLDADSYRDHVLAAADKLDLTLGGPSVRQFVTGPAVQLTPTLDYTAYDWAAVPKHRRSIYRFVWRGVPDPFMETLDFPDLGLLAPSRSFSASSLQSLALYNNAFVLHFSDELGKQITTPADAVRRILLREPTADEIRDFTAYAQQHSLAALCRVLINSSEFLFVN; this is translated from the coding sequence ATGATCTTCCGCAGCGCTCTCCAAGCTTCGCTCGCCTGCGCCATCGCCTCGATGACGAGCGCGGTCGCGCAGGATGTGGCGTTCTTTGAAGCGAAGGTGCTGCCGGTGCTCAAGGCGCGCTGTTATGAGTGCCATTCGCATGAGAAGAAGATGAAGGGCGGACTGACGCTCGATTCGAAATCCGGCTGGGAGGACGGCGGTGAGAACGGGCCGGCGATCATGGTCGGGAAACCGGAGGAGAGCCTCATCATCAAAATGGTGCGCTGGACAGACAAGGACCATCAGATGCCGCCGAAGGAAAAGCTGCCTGCTACTGAGATCGTGTTGTTAGAAGAGTGGGTGAAGCTCGGTGCGCCTGATCCACGCGTGCTGGTGACGCGGCCGACTTCGACGGACTGGTGGTCACTGAAGCCGCTGGTGACGCCGAAACTGCCCGTCGTCGCAGGCGTGGAGCATCCGGTGGATCGCTTCATTCGCGCACGACTGGCCGAACGGAAGGTAGCGCCTTCGCCAGAGGCGGATCGTCGCACGCTGATCCGGCGCGTGATGTTTGATTTGCACGGTCTGCCGCCGACGCTGGCGGAGGTGGAGGCGTTTGCGCGTGAAGGTGATTATGCGGCGTTGGTGGATCGTTTGCTGGCTTCACCGCGCTATGGAGAGCGCTGGGCGCGGCATTGGCTGGATACGATCCACTTCGCGGAAACGCACGGCTGCGGTCACGATCTGCCGCGTGATCATGCGTGGCGGTATCGCGACTACGTCATCAAGTCATTGAATAGCGACAAGCCATGGCCGCGCTTCGTGCGCGAGCAATTGGCGGCGGATCGCTTGTTTCCCGACGAGCCACAGCTTATCCCGGCGTTAGGATTTCTCGGCGCGGGCGTGTTTGATCACAGCGCGTATCAGACGGCACCGACAAACTTCGATTACCTCGACCGCGATGACTTGGTGACGCAGACGATGGCCGCCTTTACCAGCACGACGGCGAACTGTGCCCGCTGTCACGCGCACAAGTTCGATCCGATCACGCAGGAGGACTATTATGCGCTGCAATCGGTCTTCGCGGGCATCATCGAGGGCGATGTGGCCTTTGATGAAAGCGTGAGCGTTTCGCAGCAGCGAAAACGCTGGCAGTCGCTGCTTGCGGCAGCGGATGCGCAGGACAAGGCAGTGCCGCTGACACCGGAGAACGCGGCGCTCGTCGCCGCATGGGAAAAGCAGCAGGGACCGGCGGTGAAGTGGACGATGCTGAACTATGAGAGCTTTGTCAGCACCGAAGGCGCGGCGCTTTCACGCAGCAGAGAGGTCATCATCTCCAGCGGAGCGAAGCCGGACAAGGACACATATGTCATCACCGCTGCCGTGCCGCTCAACAAGGTGACGGCTTTGCGGATCGACACGCTGGCTGACAAATCACTGCCTATGAGCGGACCGGGCAGACAGGACAATGGCAATCTGACGCTCAGCGAAATCGAAGTGCAGCTTTTTGAATCAGGCGCGGCTCAACCGGTTAAGCTGAAGTTCTCGCGTGCAACCGCAGACTTCGATCAACAGGGCTGGACATCGTCGATGGCCATTGACGGCAAGGCGGAAACAGGCTGGGGCATTCATCCAGCGGTGGGCCAGTCGCATCATGCGGTGTTTGAACTGGCGCAGCCGCTCACATTGAAGCCCGGCGCGAAGCTCACGATCTCGCTGAAGCAGTTGTCAGGCCGGTCGCATCTCATCGGCCGCTTCAAGCTCTCCGTGACCGACGAAGCGGCTGCACATGCCGCAGCCATGCCCGTGCTCGCCGCCGAGGCGCTCGCCGTCCCGGCGGAGAAGCGCAGTGAGCCGCAGCGCCTCGCGCTTGCTGCTCATGTGTTGCGTATCCGTGCCAATGAAGAAGCGCAGAAGCTGCCTGCGCCATCACTCGTGTATGCCGCAGGCAAGAAGGCGGATGTTTTGCTCGCTGTCAGCAAAGGCACGCCGACCACGATGGCGAAGCCGAAGGTTGTGCAGTTGCTGAAGCGTGGCGAGTTCGGCAAACCGATGGCCGAGGTGCCCAGTGGTGCGCTCAGCGCCGTCAATGCCATGCCTTCGCGCTTCACATCTGCCCATGCGGGCGATGAATCGGAGCGACGTGCTGCGCTCGCGGACTGGATTGCCGATGCGAAGAACCCGCTCACTTGGCGGAGCATCGTGAACCGTGTGTGGCATTACCATTTTGGCCGCGGCATCTGCGATACACCGAGCGACTTCGGACGCATGGGCGGTCTGCCATCGCATCCCGAACTGCTCGACTGGCTGGCGTGCCAACTGCGCGACAGCGGCGGCTCACTGAAGCATCTGCACCGCCTCATCGTCACCAGCGCCGCGTATCGTCAGAGCAGCGAGCAGCGCGATGATGCGGCGAAGCTCGATGGCGACAACCGCCTGCTCTGGCGCATGAACCGCCTGCGCCTCGATGCCGACAGCTATCGCGACCACGTGCTCGCAGCCGCCGACAAACTCGATCTCACCCTCGGTGGCCCCAGCGTGCGGCAATTCGTCACTGGCCCGGCCGTGCAGCTCACGCCCACGCTCGATTACACCGCCTACGACTGGGCTGCCGTGCCCAAACATCGCCGCAGCATCTATCGCTTCGTCTGGCGCGGTGTGCCCGATCCATTCATGGAGACACTCGACTTTCCTGATCTCGGCTTGCTCGCGCCTAGCCGCAGTTTTTCAGCCTCCTCGCTGCAATCACTCGCGCTCTACAACAACGCCTTCGTCCTGCATTTCAGCGACGAGTTGGGCAAACAAATCACCACACCCGCAGATGCCGTGCGCCGCATTCTTTTGCGCGAACCGACCGCCGATGAAATCCGCGACTTCACCGCGTATGCGCAGCAGCACAGCCTCGCCGCGCTGTGCCGCGTGCTCATCAACAGCAGCGAGTTTCTCTTTGTGAACTGA
- a CDS encoding MFS transporter, which yields MTPDVDSSTPNRSATWKWTICGLLLLASAINYMDRQTLANASVRITKEFQLTQAQYGNIEAVFAYAFAAGSIVFGWLADRFSVRWLYAGVLTMWSLAGLATGFVHNEQELLWCRMALGFFEAGHWPCAIRTTRALLDARERSLGNSVLQSGTSIGAIITPLIMTGLMTAELGSWRVAFQAVGAVGFAWLVLWFALVKKSDLPAPVRLSTTEVEPASESLWSIIFSRRMLVVFFVIACINTTWQILRAWLPKILQEGIGYTESQTLYFTSVWYVATDVGCLGAGALAVWLGRRKLSVHAARVIVFAACGALCATCALTPMLDKGWVLLLVLLLAGAGALGVFPLYHAFTQDLSARHQGKITGIAGVVAWVLPAQAQKLFGALADRTHSFDQGLLLASFLPLIAVLPLWLFWEDKSDRTS from the coding sequence ATGACTCCCGACGTTGATTCGAGCACGCCAAACCGCTCCGCCACCTGGAAGTGGACGATCTGTGGCCTGCTGCTGCTCGCCTCGGCGATCAACTACATGGACCGCCAGACGCTGGCGAATGCGTCCGTGCGCATCACGAAGGAGTTTCAGCTAACGCAGGCGCAGTATGGCAATATCGAGGCCGTGTTTGCCTACGCCTTCGCGGCGGGTTCCATCGTGTTTGGCTGGCTGGCGGACCGCTTCTCCGTGCGCTGGCTGTATGCCGGCGTGCTGACAATGTGGTCGCTCGCCGGACTGGCGACGGGCTTCGTGCATAACGAACAAGAACTGCTGTGGTGTCGCATGGCGCTCGGTTTCTTCGAGGCCGGGCACTGGCCTTGTGCCATCCGCACCACGCGGGCGCTGCTGGATGCGCGTGAGCGTTCACTCGGCAACAGCGTGCTGCAAAGTGGCACCTCCATCGGCGCGATCATCACGCCGCTCATCATGACCGGACTCATGACGGCGGAACTCGGCAGTTGGCGCGTCGCGTTTCAAGCCGTCGGTGCGGTCGGTTTCGCGTGGCTGGTGCTGTGGTTCGCGTTGGTGAAAAAGTCTGATCTGCCTGCACCGGTGAGATTGAGCACGACCGAAGTGGAACCGGCTTCGGAGAGCCTGTGGAGCATCATCTTCAGCCGTCGCATGCTCGTCGTGTTCTTCGTCATCGCCTGCATCAACACGACCTGGCAAATCCTGCGAGCTTGGTTGCCAAAGATCCTGCAAGAAGGGATCGGCTACACGGAATCGCAGACGCTCTACTTCACTTCGGTTTGGTATGTGGCGACGGATGTCGGCTGCCTCGGCGCGGGTGCGCTCGCGGTGTGGCTCGGCAGACGAAAGCTCTCGGTTCATGCCGCTCGCGTGATCGTCTTCGCCGCGTGCGGTGCGCTGTGCGCCACCTGCGCGCTCACGCCGATGCTCGACAAAGGCTGGGTCTTGCTTCTCGTGCTGCTGCTGGCCGGTGCGGGTGCGCTCGGCGTGTTCCCGCTCTACCACGCCTTCACGCAGGATCTCTCCGCGCGACATCAGGGCAAGATCACCGGCATCGCGGGTGTCGTCGCGTGGGTGCTGCCTGCGCAGGCGCAGAAGCTCTTCGGCGCGCTCGCAGATCGCACGCATTCGTTCGATCAAGGTCTGCTGCTCGCCTCCTTCCTGCCGCTCATCGCCGTTCTGCCTCTTTGGTTGTTTTGGGAAGACAAATCGGACCGCACCTCATGA